A genomic window from Brassica oleracea var. oleracea cultivar TO1000 chromosome C8, BOL, whole genome shotgun sequence includes:
- the LOC106309545 gene encoding homeobox-leucine zipper protein ATHB-12, whose protein sequence is MEEGDAFNCCFSEINSGMSMNKNKKKMKKSNNQKRFSEEQIKSLEIIFESETRLEPRKKVQVARELGLQPRQVAIWFQNKRARWKTKQLEKEYNILRANYNNLASQFDIMKKEKQALVSELQRLNEEMHKSKEERRDEYCGEQRVALSSTTRSENGKCEPEVRINQGIVLCNDDIKTEYFGFEESKHELMNIVEQADDSCLTSSDNWGGFNSDSILDQSSNYPWWDFWS, encoded by the exons ATGGAAGAAGGAGACGCTTTCAATTGCTGCTTCAGCGAAATTAATAGTGGCATGTCCATGAATAAGAATAAGAAGAAGATGAAGAAGAGCAATAATCAGAAGAGGTTTAGTGAGGAACAGATCAAGTCACTTGAGATTATATTCGAGTCCGAGACGAGGCTTGAGCCGAGAAAGAAGGTGCAGGTAGCTCGAGAACTAGGGCTGCAACCAAGACAAGTGGCTATATGGTTTCAGAACAAGAGAGCTCGTTGGAAGACTAAGCAGCTTGAGAAAGAGTATAACATTCTTAGAGCCAACTACAATAATTTGGCATCACAATTTGACATCATGAAGAAAGAAAAGCAAGCTCTGGTCTCCGAG TTGCAGAGACTAAATGAAGAGATGCATAAGTCAAAAGAAGAAAGACGTGATGAGTATTGTGGTGAACAAAGAGTGGCTCTTAGCAGTACCACAAGGTCAGAAAATGGAAAGTGTGAGCCAGAAGTTAGGATAAATCAAGGGATTGTTCTGTGTAATGATGACATTAAGACAGAGTATTTTGGATTTGAGGAGTCTAAGCATGAGCTCATGAACATTGTGGAGCAAGCTGATGATAGTTGCTTGACTTCATCTGATAACTGGGGAGGCTTCAACTCTGATTCTATCTTAGACCAATCTAGCAATTACCCTTGGTGGGACTTTTGGTCATGA